From Anopheles funestus chromosome 3RL, idAnoFuneDA-416_04, whole genome shotgun sequence, a single genomic window includes:
- the LOC125768921 gene encoding 40S ribosomal protein S9, translated as MVNHRTPSVFSKTYVTPRRPFEKPRLDAELKIIGQYGLRNKREVWRVKYTLAKIRKAARELLTLEEKDEKRLFQGNALLRRLVRIGVLDESRMKLDYVLGLRIEDFLERRLQTQVFKLGLAKSYHHARVLIRQRHIRVRKQVVNIPSFIVRLDSQKHIDFSLKSPFGGGRPGRVKRKNLKKGQGGGGGAEEEEED; from the exons ATGGTGAACCACCGTACTCCTTCGGTTTTCTCGAAGACTTACGTTACTCCACGCCGTCCGTTTGAAAAGCCGCGTCTCGATGCGGAATTGAAGATTATCGGCCAGTACGGTCTACGTAACAAGCGTGAAGTATGGCGTGTAAAGTACACGCTGGCCAAGATCCGCAAGGCTGCCCGTGAGTTGCTCACGCTGGAAGAGAAGGACGAAAAGCGTCTGTTTCAAG GTAATGCCCTGTTGCGTCGTCTGGTGCGTATTGGCGTGTTGGATGAATCCCGCATGAAGCTCGATTACGTTCTCGGTTTGAGGATCGAAGATTTTCTGGAACGCCGTCTGCAGACGCAGGTGTTCAAGCTGGGATTGGCCAAGTCCTACCATCACGCTCGTGTTCTGATTCGCCAGAGACACATTCG TGTCCGTAAGCAGGTCGTGAACATTCCTTCGTTCATTGTCCGTCTGGATTCGCAGAAGCACATTGACTTCTCACTAAAGTCACCATTCGGTGGTGGTCGTCCAGGTCGCGTCAAGAGGAAGAACCTGAAGAAGGGCCAgggtggcggcggtggtgctgaagaagaggaggaagattAA
- the LOC125768843 gene encoding cleavage and polyadenylation specificity factor subunit 6 isoform X1, protein MADGVEIDLYADDLDQDYAQNNDDFGGDSGDLYDDVIVPSGDRNNVGRGPSIDRGDGVDTNGSYHHHPGAWSISHIPRRHQLYVGNLPWWTTDQDITDSVADVGVNDFQEVKFFENRANGQSKGFCVISLGSENSLRLVMDRLPKKELHGQNPVVTMPTKQALNQFESQQKTRPTPPAPGQTNGPRPPVPGMPMGGPGGPGGPGGGHGGPGMGGPGGPPGGPGGPGGPGGPGGPGGMGGPGGPQPRMMNPNMPPGMRPPHPHMSGPMHMQGPHGGPGGPPRPQGPPMHQGNGPPQQPPRFQNQNQWNGPPRMNGPRPGGPGGPGPMQHRPQMFQGPPNGMPRGPRPEWNRPPMHGGYPPHPGGPGQGPPHMQGGPHGPRAPHHGSMGGPPGPQGPAPHVNPAFFNQGGGPPNHPNGGGPVGPPHGPQGQGGGPPQHFNPQGGGAPRGGPWPVQGGKPPGAPGGFPEHTITPQLSEAEFEEIMTRNRTVSSSAIARAVSDAAAGEYSSATETLETAISLIKQSKVAQDERCKILIVSLQDTLHGIETKSYTRRERSRSRERSHRRQRRERSTSRYRERSRDRERDRERDRDRDRERDGSRRSRPRKSPEPATDNATDSSSKRYYNDDRYRSSDRERERDRDRERREDHRSRH, encoded by the exons ATGGCCGATGGCGTTGAAATCGATCTGTATGCCGATGATTTGGATCAGGATTACGCACAGAATAAT GACGACTTTGGCGGAGATAGCGGCGACCTGTACGACGATGTAATCGTACCTTCCGGTGACCGCAATAATGTGGGCAGAGGGCCGTCCATTGATCGTGGCGATGGAGTCGATACGAATGGGTCGTATCACCATCATCCCGGTGCTTGGtcaatcagtcacattccacgACGTCATCAACTGTACGTGGGCAATCTGCCCTGGTGGACGACGGATCAGGACATCACGGATTCGGTGGCGGACGTTGGCGTAAATGACTTCCAGGAGGTGAAGTTTTTCGAAAACCGTGCCAACGGTCAGTCGAAGGGGTTTTGCGTTATTTCGCTCGGGTCGGAGAACAGTTTGCGCCTGGTGATGGATCGGTTGCCGAAGAAGGAATTGCACGGCCAGAATCCGGTCGTAACGATGCCTACGAAGCAAGCGCTCAACCAGTTCGAAAGTCAACAAAAGACTAGGCCAACACCACCGGCACCGGGACAAACAAACGGACCACGGCCCCCAGTACCGGGCATGCCGATGGGTGGTCCGGGCGGTCCGGGTGGCCCAGGAGGTGGCCATGGTGGACCGGGAATGGGTGGCCCTGGAGGACCACCGGGAGGTCCCGGTGGTCCCGGTGGTCCGGGAGGCCCGGGAGGTCCAGGAGGTATGGGAGGTCCCGGAGGACCGCAGCCGCGTATGATGAATCCGAATATGCCGCCGGGAATGCGTCCACCGCACCCACACATGTCCGGTCCGATGCACATGCAAGGACCGCATGGCGGCCCGGGCGGTCCACCAAGACCACAG GGACCACCAATGCATCAAGGCAATGGACCACCGCAGCAACCGCCTCGATTCCAGAATCAAAACCAATGGAATGGTCCACCACGTATGAACGGTCCACGACCAGGCGGCCCAGGGGGTCCAGGCCCAATGCAGCACAGGCCGCAAATG TTCCAGGGACCACCGAATGGTATGCCGCGCGGGCCTCGCCCCGAATGGAACAGACCACCGATGCACGGTGGATATCCGCCACATCCGGGTGGCCCCGGTCAGGGACCGCCACACATGCAGGGCGGCCCACATGGACCTCGTGCACCCCATCACGGATCGATGGGTGGACCGCCGGGTCCGCAAGGTCCTGCACCGCACGTAAATCCTGCATTCTTTAACCAAGGCGGTGGCCCACCGAACCATCCAAACGGTGGTGGCCCCGTAGGACCACCGCATGGACCTCAAGGTCAAGGTGGAGGACCTCCGCAACATTTTAACCCGCAGGGTGGTGGAGCTCCCCGTGGTGGTCCGTGGCCGGTACAGGGCGGTAAGCCCCCAGGTGCaccgggtggtttcccggaacACACCATTACACCGCAGCTGAGCGAGGCAGAATTTGAAGAGATTATGACCAGAAATCGCACCGTTAGCAGTTCCGCCATCGCCAG AGCCGTATCGGATGCCGCTGCTGGAGAATATTCGAGCGCAACGGAAACCCTTGAGACCGCTATCTCGCTCATCAAGCAGTCGAAGGTCGCTCAAGACGAACGGTGCAAAATATTGATCGTTTCACTGCAAGACACACTGCATGGTATCGAGACGAAGAGTTACACCCGTCGGGAACGGTCCCGTTCACGCGAACGCTCGCACAGACGCCAGCGTCGGGAGCGTTCGACGTCACGCTACCGGGAACGATCGCGCGATCGCGAACGGGACCGTGAACGTGATCGGGATCGTGATCGTGAGCGTGATGG CTCTCGTCGATCCCGCCCAAGAAAATCTCCAGAACCGGCCACCGATAATGCAACGGATAGCTCCTCCAAGCGCTACTACAATGACGATCGCTATCGTTCGTCAGACCGTGAGCGGGAacgcgatcgcgatcgtgaACGTCGCGAAGATCACCGATCCCGACATTAA
- the LOC125768843 gene encoding cleavage and polyadenylation specificity factor subunit 6 isoform X2 yields MADGVEIDLYADDLDQDYAQNNDDFGGDSGDLYDDVIVPSGDRNNVGRGPSIDRGDGVDTNGSYHHHPGAWSISHIPRRHQLYVGNLPWWTTDQDITDSVADVGVNDFQEVKFFENRANGQSKGFCVISLGSENSLRLVMDRLPKKELHGQNPVVTMPTKQALNQFESQQKTRPTPPAPGQTNGPRPPVPGMPMGGPGGPGGPGGGHGGPGMGGPGGPPGGPGGPGGPGGPGGPGGMGGPGGPQPRMMNPNMPPGMRPPHPHMSGPMHMQGPHGGPGGPPRPQFQGPPNGMPRGPRPEWNRPPMHGGYPPHPGGPGQGPPHMQGGPHGPRAPHHGSMGGPPGPQGPAPHVNPAFFNQGGGPPNHPNGGGPVGPPHGPQGQGGGPPQHFNPQGGGAPRGGPWPVQGGKPPGAPGGFPEHTITPQLSEAEFEEIMTRNRTVSSSAIARAVSDAAAGEYSSATETLETAISLIKQSKVAQDERCKILIVSLQDTLHGIETKSYTRRERSRSRERSHRRQRRERSTSRYRERSRDRERDRERDRDRDRERDGSRRSRPRKSPEPATDNATDSSSKRYYNDDRYRSSDRERERDRDRERREDHRSRH; encoded by the exons ATGGCCGATGGCGTTGAAATCGATCTGTATGCCGATGATTTGGATCAGGATTACGCACAGAATAAT GACGACTTTGGCGGAGATAGCGGCGACCTGTACGACGATGTAATCGTACCTTCCGGTGACCGCAATAATGTGGGCAGAGGGCCGTCCATTGATCGTGGCGATGGAGTCGATACGAATGGGTCGTATCACCATCATCCCGGTGCTTGGtcaatcagtcacattccacgACGTCATCAACTGTACGTGGGCAATCTGCCCTGGTGGACGACGGATCAGGACATCACGGATTCGGTGGCGGACGTTGGCGTAAATGACTTCCAGGAGGTGAAGTTTTTCGAAAACCGTGCCAACGGTCAGTCGAAGGGGTTTTGCGTTATTTCGCTCGGGTCGGAGAACAGTTTGCGCCTGGTGATGGATCGGTTGCCGAAGAAGGAATTGCACGGCCAGAATCCGGTCGTAACGATGCCTACGAAGCAAGCGCTCAACCAGTTCGAAAGTCAACAAAAGACTAGGCCAACACCACCGGCACCGGGACAAACAAACGGACCACGGCCCCCAGTACCGGGCATGCCGATGGGTGGTCCGGGCGGTCCGGGTGGCCCAGGAGGTGGCCATGGTGGACCGGGAATGGGTGGCCCTGGAGGACCACCGGGAGGTCCCGGTGGTCCCGGTGGTCCGGGAGGCCCGGGAGGTCCAGGAGGTATGGGAGGTCCCGGAGGACCGCAGCCGCGTATGATGAATCCGAATATGCCGCCGGGAATGCGTCCACCGCACCCACACATGTCCGGTCCGATGCACATGCAAGGACCGCATGGCGGCCCGGGCGGTCCACCAAGACCACAG TTCCAGGGACCACCGAATGGTATGCCGCGCGGGCCTCGCCCCGAATGGAACAGACCACCGATGCACGGTGGATATCCGCCACATCCGGGTGGCCCCGGTCAGGGACCGCCACACATGCAGGGCGGCCCACATGGACCTCGTGCACCCCATCACGGATCGATGGGTGGACCGCCGGGTCCGCAAGGTCCTGCACCGCACGTAAATCCTGCATTCTTTAACCAAGGCGGTGGCCCACCGAACCATCCAAACGGTGGTGGCCCCGTAGGACCACCGCATGGACCTCAAGGTCAAGGTGGAGGACCTCCGCAACATTTTAACCCGCAGGGTGGTGGAGCTCCCCGTGGTGGTCCGTGGCCGGTACAGGGCGGTAAGCCCCCAGGTGCaccgggtggtttcccggaacACACCATTACACCGCAGCTGAGCGAGGCAGAATTTGAAGAGATTATGACCAGAAATCGCACCGTTAGCAGTTCCGCCATCGCCAG AGCCGTATCGGATGCCGCTGCTGGAGAATATTCGAGCGCAACGGAAACCCTTGAGACCGCTATCTCGCTCATCAAGCAGTCGAAGGTCGCTCAAGACGAACGGTGCAAAATATTGATCGTTTCACTGCAAGACACACTGCATGGTATCGAGACGAAGAGTTACACCCGTCGGGAACGGTCCCGTTCACGCGAACGCTCGCACAGACGCCAGCGTCGGGAGCGTTCGACGTCACGCTACCGGGAACGATCGCGCGATCGCGAACGGGACCGTGAACGTGATCGGGATCGTGATCGTGAGCGTGATGG CTCTCGTCGATCCCGCCCAAGAAAATCTCCAGAACCGGCCACCGATAATGCAACGGATAGCTCCTCCAAGCGCTACTACAATGACGATCGCTATCGTTCGTCAGACCGTGAGCGGGAacgcgatcgcgatcgtgaACGTCGCGAAGATCACCGATCCCGACATTAA